ACGGATATGTATATGTAGCTCAGGTGGCCATGGGGGCTAATCAGGCACAAACCCTGAAAGCAATCAAAGAGGCGGAGTCTTATAATGGACCTTCAATTGTGATCGCTTATTCACCCTGTATCAGCCACGGATTGAGAAGAGGAATGGGGTATGCACAGTCTGAACAGAAGGATGCGGTACAGTGCGGATATTGGCATCTGTGGCGCTATGATCCCCGTCTTGAAGATGAAGGCAAGAATCCTTTCCAACTCGATAGTAAGGAACCTGACTGGAGTCGCTTTAAAGACTTCCTGCTCGGTGAAGTGCGTTATACCCAATTGATGAAATCATTCCCCAGGGAGGCAGATGAACTTTTTGCTGCTGCAAAGGAGAATGCACAGTGGAGGTATCGCTCTTACAAACGTATGGCTGAAGCATCATTTGCTACACCGGTAGCAGAAGGACCGGTCGCTGGGACGATCGATGATGAAGCGAACTAAGTAACGACATAACTGTTATATTTTCGGGGGTATTACTTATTGTAATGCCCCCGATTGTATGTACCTTTGTGCTCTAAATAGATATACAGTTATGAAAATTCAAATCATCAATGGACCAAACCTCAACTTATTGGGTGTTCGTGAGCCGGAAGTCTACGGAGGCCGGACTTTTGGAGATTATCTGGATCAGTTGAGAAGCGATCATGCAGGAATAGAGATCGATTACTTTCAATCAAACGTGGAAGGAGAGATTATCAACAAGATACAAGAAGCTGGATTTGAGAGTGATGGTATTATTCTTAATGCGGGTGGTTACACCCATACTTCCGTGGCTATTCGTGACGCCATTAAAGCGATTCCTGCTCCGGTAGTAGAGGTGCATATTTCCAATGTACATGCCCGGGAAGAGTTCCGGCATCACTCTATGATATCGGCCGTCTGCCTTGGAGTGATCGCCGGCTTTGGAATGGACTCCTATCGCCTGGCACTGAGTGCGCTGGTAAAGTTAGAATTTTCTTAGGAACGAGGACAGAAGCAAACTTGTTTGCATTTTGCCGAGTGACGACAGAAAATGGACGAAGTCAAATAAGAAATAAGAGATAAGAAGTTAGAAGTTCAGAATCTTGAATTTTGAATCTGGAATATAAATAAATATATATGTATAAACATACTAAAATTATTGCTACGATTTCCGATAAGCGTTGTGACATACCCTTTTTGGAACAACTCTATGATGCAGGAATGAATGTTGTAAGGCTTAACTCGGCCCATCTCGATGAAGAAGGGTTCCTCAATATTATTAACAATGTACGGACAGTCTCCGACCAGATTGCTATATTGGTAGATACCAAAGGCCCGGAGATTCGTACTACCGTCCTGGAAGATCCTATTGAATTGAAAATAGGAGACAAAATAAAAATTGTAGGGAATCCTGATAAGATATCGTCAAGGGAGACCTTATATATCACCTACCGGAATATCACCGATGAGATGCATATAGGAGATGATATCCTGATTGATGACGGAGAGGTAGATTTGGAAGTGATTGGGGTCACGAATGATTCTCTTCTTTGTTGTGCTAAGAATGATGGTGTGATCGGAAGCCGTAAGAGTGTGAATATCCCCGGTGTACGTATCAATCTTCCTGCGATTACTGAACGGGATAAGAAATTCCTTGAATTAGCCGCCAAAAATGATGTGGATTTTGTGGCTCATTCATTTGTGAGAAGCAGGGAAGATGTTGAAGCCGTACAGGAGATCCTGGACGAGTTGGGAAGCCATATCAAAATCATAGCCAAGATTGAAAACCAGGAAGGTGTGGATAATGCCGATGAAATACTGGAAGCAGCTTATGGTATCATGATTGCCCGGGGTGACCTGGGAATAGAGGTCGCACAGGAGAAAATTCCCGGTATACAACGTGTACTGATCAGAAAAGCCATCCATCATAAGAAACCGGTTATTGTAGCTACTCAGATGCTGCACTCCATGATCAATAATCCCCGTCCTACACGGGCTGAGATCACTGATATTGCCAATGCGATCTATTATCGTACCGATGCCGTGATGTTGAGTGGTGAAACAGCTTATGGTAAATATCCGGTAGAAGCGGTACGTACAATGGCAAAAACTGCTTATGAGGCCGAATTGACCAAACTGTCAGAAAATGATATCCGTGTACCTTATGATCCGGCAGACAACCGTGAAGTGACGGAGTTTCTGGCCAAACAGGCAGTGAAGTCATGTGCACTTCTAAATGTGAAGGCAATCGTGACCGATAGCCACACAGGCAGAACTGCCCGGGTTTTGGCGGCATTTAGGGGAAAGAGTCCCGTTTACGCTATCACCACTACTAAAAGGTTGGCGCGTGAGTTGGCGTTATCATACGGTATTTGGGCAGAATTCCAACAGGGAAAAGGTGACGGTAATACCAAGGAAAGCCGCAGGGCTTATTTTACAGAAGCCATCCAGCAGTTGGTAAATAAAAATACAATTGAATCGCAGGATAGGGTAGCTTATCTGGGAGGAAGCTTTGGGGAGACCGGTGGGACTACCTATTTGGAGATTATAGATGCCTGGAGAATTCTCGAGGCAAAAGAGAAATATAATCTGCCCGATTATACGATGTAGTCTCTTTGAGTGAATGATAATGCCTTCGGCGATATGCGCTTCGCACGATAATACTTTCAGTGATAATGCATTTCGTGCGATAAAAATAATTAGTAATTAGTAATTGAAAAGGGGGCGAATGAGTAAAATAGAAGAATACATACTGTCCCATATAGATGCGGAGCCGGAGGTGCTGAAAAAGATCGACCGGGATGCGCATATGAAACTGTTGCAGGGAAACATGACTTCCGGCCATCTGCAGGGACGCTTCCTGAAAATGATCACGCAAATGATCCGTCCGAAGCGGGTACTGGAAATCGGAACCTTTGTCGGATATTCAGCTCTCTGTTTTGCAGAAGGCCTTGTAGAAGGCAGTGAACTTCACACCATCGAAATTGATGATGAATTAGAGGATCGGATACGCGATAATTTTGCACAGTCTGAACACGGAAACAAGATTATCCTTCATATTGGTGATGCGTTGGATATCCTCTCCGGTTTTCCGGATGAAAGTTTCGACCTCGCTTTCCTTGATGCCGATAAGGAAGATTATTGTCTTCATTACGAAGACACCCTCCCGAAGATCAGGAAAGGAGGTTTTATCCTGGTCGATAATACCCTTTGGTACGGAAAAGTAATAGAAGAGGTGAAAAGTAACGATTGGGCAACCCGGGCGATATTGGATTTTAACAGGAAACTGGCCGACGACGACCGGGTGGAGAAGGTGATCCTACCTCTCCGCGACGGATTAACATTGATAAGAAAAAAATGACAATAGCATGGATACGAACAGACAACAAAAAGTAAACCGGTTGATACAGAGAGAACTCAGTGAGATTTTTCTGCTGGATGCCAAAAAGATGCAGGGCGTATTGATTTCGGTAACCAACGTACGGGTATCGCCCGACCTGGGTATCGCTCATGCCTATCTGAGTGTGTTTCCGTCGGAGAAAGCAGAAGAGCTGGTTAAAAATATCAATGAAAATGTGAAGACCGTCCGTTACGATCTGGGCAAGCGGTTAAGAAACCAATTGCGGGTGATCCCTGAACTGACGTTTCATGTGGATGACTCGCTCGATTATATCGAAAACATCGACAGGCTATTGAATGACCAGTAAAATCCCGGCCGGTGAACGTCTCCTTTTTCATAGCGCGCAGATATCTCTTCTCAAAGAAATCACACAATGTCGTCAATGTGATTTCTGCTATATCGGTGTGCGGTATTGCTGTCGCTACTGCGGCTATAGTATGCGTACTTTCTATCTTTAATGGTTTCGGAGGTATTGTGGAGGGTACCTTCAATGCTTTCGATCCCGATCTGAAGATCACGGTGAAAGAGGGAAAAGTGTTCGATTATCATACGCCGGAATTTGAAAAGGCGTTACAGATAAATGGTATACAGATCATCTCCGAATCACTGGAAGAGAATGCTCTTTTTATGTTCGGCGAAAGTCAGGTTCCGGTGCTGATGAAAGGAGTATCGGAGGAGTTCAAGTTGATGACCGACATGGAGAAGTTATTACTGGAGGGATCGTTTAACCTGCGCGAAGATGTAGTGGACTATACTACGCTGGGTTCCGGATTGGCAATGACACTTGGCGCACGTCCCGGTTTTATCAATCCGATTGAAATATATGCACCCAAGCGTGACGTAAGGGTAAACCTGGCTAACCCGGCAGCAGCATTCACTAGAGCATACATTCAGATTGGTGGTGTGTTCAGCCTCAATTCCCCGGAATATGACGAACAAATGGCTATCGTTCCTATTCAACTGGCGCGGGATCTTTTTGGGTATGAAAACCAAGTGACATCACTGGATATCAAATTGGAACCCAACGTCTCGGTAAACAGAGTGAAGCGTGAAATAGAACGTATCCTGGGAGATAATTTTCTTGTGGAAGACCGGTATCAACAACAAAAAGAATCGTACCGGATGATGCAAATTGAGAAATGGGTGACCTTCCTTATCATGGTATTCGTCTTGTTGATTGCTGTTTTTAATCTGGTAGGTTCGCTTTCAATGCTGATCGTGGAGAAACGGGACGATATCAAAAGCCTGCAGAATATGGGAGCATCCGAACAATTGATATCGCGTATCTTTTTGTACGAAGGATGGCTGATTTCGTTTATCGGTATCATCTCCGGGATAATTACCGGATTGGCATTATGTTTATTACAACAATATTTCGGATTACTTCAGTTAAGTGATACGCCCGGTGCTTATATTATCGATGCCTATCCGGTGATCGTCAAAATGACGGATGTGGTAATCGCCTTTGCGGTTGTAAGCTTGATAAGCCTGTTGACAGTGCTTTATCCCGTCAATAACTTGAGAAAGAAACTCCAACAGTAAAGTTGACGGGATAAGGTGGGTGACTTAACGATGTGATGATTAATCTGCCAATGAGTCAATATGCCAATCCCGATAAATCGGGACAGGTGATGCCAATGTGATAATAGGACTAATGATTCGATGATTTGAAGATGTGATAATTTGACGATTTGATGATTGAGAATTTTGAATTTTGAATCTGGAATTTTAAATCTATTAAAATATGAAAATAGCTATTGTTGGAACAGGTTATGTAGGGTTGGTTTCCGGAGCCTGCTTTTCTGAAATGGGTGTCGATGTGACCTGTGTGGATATCGATAGTGAAAAGATAGAGAGACTGAAGAAGGGAATTATTCCCATTTACGAACCGGGGTTAAAGAATATTGTGGTACGCAACTATGAAGCGGACCGTCTTCATTTTTCGACTGATTTGCCGGCCATACTGAACGATATGGAAATTGTGTTCATCGCGGTGGGTACTCCCTCCGGCAAAGACGGGACTGCCGATCTTTCTTATGTGATGACGGTGGCAAACACTATTGCCGAGCACATGTCCAAACCCTTGTTGATTGTCACCAAAAGTACTGTACCCGTTGGAACTTCATATCGTATCAGGGATCTGGTGAGAAAACGACTTGATGAACGGGGATTGACAGATCTGCGATTTGATGTGGCTTCCAATCCCGAATTTCTGAAGGAAGGTGCGGCTGTAAACGACTTTATGAGCCCCGACCGGGTGATTGTGGGAGTGGAAAGCGAAGAAGCAAAAAACCTGATGACTAAGCTTTACCGTCCTTTCGTGCTGAATAATTTCCGGGTTATCTTTATGGATATCCTCTCGTCGGAGATGACCAAGTATGCGTCCAACGCCATGCTGGCTACCCGTATCAGTTTTATGAACGATATCGCCAATCTGTGCGAGAGGGTAGGGGCCGACGTGAATATGGTGCGCCGTGGTATGGGCAGCGATTCCCGTATCGGCAGAAGTTTCCTTTATCCCGGTTGCGGTTATGGAGGTAGCTGTTTTCCCAAAGATATTCGTGCATTGATTAAGGTGGCGGAAGATGCCGGATATGAGATGAACGTTTTGAAGGCAGTCGAAGAAGTGAATAATCGCCAGAAAGATATCCTGTTTCAAAAATTTAAACATCATTTTAACGGCAAGATGGAAGGGAGGACCGCAGCTGTATGGGGATTGTCGTTTAAGCCGGAAACCGACGATATGCGTGAAGCCCCGTCACTCACTCTGATCAGAAGCCTGCGGGAGGCAGGCGTGTCTGTACGGGTTTATGATCCCGCAGCAATGCAGGAAGCCCGTTATTACCTGAACGATTCTATCTATTACGCTACCGATATTTATGATGCCGCTAATGGCGCTGATGCGCTGATAGTACCTACTGAATGGAAAGAATTCCGGTTGCCCAACTGGAGCATTCTGAAGAAGATCATGAACAACCATGTTGTGATCGACGGGAGAAATATCTACAATATGGAAGAGCTTGCCTCTTACGGTTTTGCTTATAGCGGTATCGGGCAGTAATAGGAAACTGTTTTACAGCTTTTCTCTT
This window of the Proteiniphilum saccharofermentans genome carries:
- the aroQ gene encoding type II 3-dehydroquinate dehydratase, encoding MKIQIINGPNLNLLGVREPEVYGGRTFGDYLDQLRSDHAGIEIDYFQSNVEGEIINKIQEAGFESDGIILNAGGYTHTSVAIRDAIKAIPAPVVEVHISNVHAREEFRHHSMISAVCLGVIAGFGMDSYRLALSALVKLEFS
- the pyk gene encoding pyruvate kinase, with the protein product MYKHTKIIATISDKRCDIPFLEQLYDAGMNVVRLNSAHLDEEGFLNIINNVRTVSDQIAILVDTKGPEIRTTVLEDPIELKIGDKIKIVGNPDKISSRETLYITYRNITDEMHIGDDILIDDGEVDLEVIGVTNDSLLCCAKNDGVIGSRKSVNIPGVRINLPAITERDKKFLELAAKNDVDFVAHSFVRSREDVEAVQEILDELGSHIKIIAKIENQEGVDNADEILEAAYGIMIARGDLGIEVAQEKIPGIQRVLIRKAIHHKKPVIVATQMLHSMINNPRPTRAEITDIANAIYYRTDAVMLSGETAYGKYPVEAVRTMAKTAYEAELTKLSENDIRVPYDPADNREVTEFLAKQAVKSCALLNVKAIVTDSHTGRTARVLAAFRGKSPVYAITTTKRLARELALSYGIWAEFQQGKGDGNTKESRRAYFTEAIQQLVNKNTIESQDRVAYLGGSFGETGGTTYLEIIDAWRILEAKEKYNLPDYTM
- a CDS encoding O-methyltransferase produces the protein MSKIEEYILSHIDAEPEVLKKIDRDAHMKLLQGNMTSGHLQGRFLKMITQMIRPKRVLEIGTFVGYSALCFAEGLVEGSELHTIEIDDELEDRIRDNFAQSEHGNKIILHIGDALDILSGFPDESFDLAFLDADKEDYCLHYEDTLPKIRKGGFILVDNTLWYGKVIEEVKSNDWATRAILDFNRKLADDDRVEKVILPLRDGLTLIRKK
- the rbfA gene encoding 30S ribosome-binding factor RbfA produces the protein MDTNRQQKVNRLIQRELSEIFLLDAKKMQGVLISVTNVRVSPDLGIAHAYLSVFPSEKAEELVKNINENVKTVRYDLGKRLRNQLRVIPELTFHVDDSLDYIENIDRLLNDQ
- a CDS encoding FtsX-like permease family protein, translating into MNVSFFIARRYLFSKKSHNVVNVISAISVCGIAVATAAIVCVLSIFNGFGGIVEGTFNAFDPDLKITVKEGKVFDYHTPEFEKALQINGIQIISESLEENALFMFGESQVPVLMKGVSEEFKLMTDMEKLLLEGSFNLREDVVDYTTLGSGLAMTLGARPGFINPIEIYAPKRDVRVNLANPAAAFTRAYIQIGGVFSLNSPEYDEQMAIVPIQLARDLFGYENQVTSLDIKLEPNVSVNRVKREIERILGDNFLVEDRYQQQKESYRMMQIEKWVTFLIMVFVLLIAVFNLVGSLSMLIVEKRDDIKSLQNMGASEQLISRIFLYEGWLISFIGIISGIITGLALCLLQQYFGLLQLSDTPGAYIIDAYPVIVKMTDVVIAFAVVSLISLLTVLYPVNNLRKKLQQ
- a CDS encoding UDP-glucose dehydrogenase family protein; this encodes MKIAIVGTGYVGLVSGACFSEMGVDVTCVDIDSEKIERLKKGIIPIYEPGLKNIVVRNYEADRLHFSTDLPAILNDMEIVFIAVGTPSGKDGTADLSYVMTVANTIAEHMSKPLLIVTKSTVPVGTSYRIRDLVRKRLDERGLTDLRFDVASNPEFLKEGAAVNDFMSPDRVIVGVESEEAKNLMTKLYRPFVLNNFRVIFMDILSSEMTKYASNAMLATRISFMNDIANLCERVGADVNMVRRGMGSDSRIGRSFLYPGCGYGGSCFPKDIRALIKVAEDAGYEMNVLKAVEEVNNRQKDILFQKFKHHFNGKMEGRTAAVWGLSFKPETDDMREAPSLTLIRSLREAGVSVRVYDPAAMQEARYYLNDSIYYATDIYDAANGADALIVPTEWKEFRLPNWSILKKIMNNHVVIDGRNIYNMEELASYGFAYSGIGQ